One window of the Triticum dicoccoides isolate Atlit2015 ecotype Zavitan chromosome 3B, WEW_v2.0, whole genome shotgun sequence genome contains the following:
- the LOC119276692 gene encoding AP2/ERF and B3 domain-containing protein Os01g0693400-like — MDSTSCLADDTSSGGASTDKLKALAAAAAAAAGPLERMGSGASAVLDAAEPGSEADSGGAGAGRAAAGKLPSSRFKGVVPQPNGRWGAQIYERHQRVWLGTFAGEADAARAYDVAAQRFRGRDAVTNFRPLADADPDAAAELRFLAARSKAEVVDMLRKHTYFDELAQSKRAFAASAALSAPTTSRGADGHASTPSPAAAREHLFDKTVTPSDVGKLNRLVIPKQHAEKHFPLQLPAAGGESKGLLLNFEDAAGKVWRFRYSYWNSSQSYVLTKGWSRFVKEKGLGAGDVVGFYRSAAGSTGEDTKLFIDCKLRPDTNSPASADPVDQSAPVQKAVRLFGVDLLTAPASPEQGMPGCKRARDLVKSPPPKVAFKKQCIELALA, encoded by the coding sequence ATGGACAGCACCAGCTGCCTCGCCGACGACACCAGCAGCGGCGGCGCCTCCACGGACAAGCTCAAGGCGCTGGCCGCCGCCGCGGCTGCCGCGGCGGGGCCGCTCGAGCGCATGGGCAGCGGCGCCAGCGCCGTGCTCGACGCGGCCGAGCCGGGCTCCGAGGCCGACTCTGGCGGCGCGGGCGCCGGCCGTGCGGCGGCGGGGAAGCTGCCGTCGTCCAGGTTCAAGGGCGTGGTGCCGCAGCCGAACGGGCGGTGGGGCGCGCAGATCTACGAGCGGCACCAGCGCGTGTGGCTCGGCACGTTCGCCGGGGAGGCCGACGCCGCGCGCGCCTACGACGTCGCCGCGCAGCGCTTCCGCGGCCGCGACGCCGTCACCAACTTCCGCCCGCTCGCGGACGCCGACCCCGACGCCGCCGCCGAGCTCCGCTTCCTCGCCGCGCGCTCCAAGGCCGAGGTCGTCGACATGCTGCGCAAGCACACCTACTTCGACGAGCTCGCCCAGAGCAAGCGCGCCTTCGCCGCGTCGGCCGCGCTCTCCGCGCCCACCACCTCGCGCGGCGCCGACGGccacgcctcgaccccctccccgGCCGCCGCGCGCGAGCACCTGTTCGACAAGACGGTCACGCCCAGCGACGTCGGGAAGCTGAACAggctggtgataccgaagcagcacgCCGAGAAGCACTTCCCGCTGCAGCTCCCggccgcgggcggcgagagcaaggGCCTGCTCCTGAACTTCGAGGACGCCGCCGGCAAGGTGTGGCGGTTCCGCTACTCGTACTGGAACAGCAGCCAGAGCTACGTCCTCACCAAGGGCTGGAGCCGCTTCGTGAAGGAGAAGGGCCTTGGCGCCGGAGACGTTGTCGGGTTCTACCGCTCCGCCGCCGGGAGCACCGGCGAAGACACCAAGCTCTTCATTGACTGCAAGCTGCGACCGGACACCAACAGCCCCGCCTCCGCTGACCCCGTGGACCAGTCGGCACCTGTGCAGAAGGCCGTGAGACTCTTCGGCGTCGACCTTCTGACAGCGCCGGCGTCGCCGGAGCAGGGGATGCCGGGGTGCAAGAGGGCCAGAGACTTGGTGAAGTCGCCGCCTCcgaaagtggcgttcaagaagcaaTGCATAGAGCTGGCGCTAGCGTAG